GGGCCCCTAGCGGTAGTTGCCGAACTTCAGCTCGACGCCGAAGTCGCCCGTGCGCAGCAGCTGGATCGCCGCCTGCAGTTCGTCCTTGTCCGGGGCGGTCACGCGCACCTGCTCGGCCTGGATGCTCGCCTGCACCTTTTTTAGCTTGGCCTCCTTCACCGCGGCGGCGACCTTCTTGGCCGTGTCGGAGTCGAGCGCCGTCTTGAGCTTCACCTCGCGCCGCACGGTGTCGCCGCCCGCCGCCTCGATCTTCCCGACGTCCAGGTTCTTCACCGGCACGCCGCGCTTGATGAGCTTGGCCTGCAGCACGTCGAACAGCGCGGTCATCTGGAAGTCGCTGTCGGCGACGAGGCCGAGCGCCGACTCGGCGCGCCGGAAGTCGATCGCCGCCTTCGACCCCTTGAAGTCGTAGCGCTGCGCGATCTCCTTCTGCGCCTGGTTTACCGCGTTGTCGACCTCTTGGAGGTCGACCCCCGTGGTCACGTCGAACGAGTACGTCTGGGCCATGCGCGCCGGCAGGGGGCGGGAACGGAACGGGGCGCAGCAACGTTGCTGCGCAGTCGGGCGGGACGGGCGCAAGCTAACGCGACCATCGCCCGTGTGCGGTCGGTCGGCGAGTCTGGCGCGTTCCGGTGGTGGTTGCAATATTCGCGACGGCTTCGTCGGGCAGTCGCGTACGGACGCGTCCTCGTCGGGCCGGCGGAGCGGAGCCCCGTCTCCGTCCAACCTCATCGCCGCGCCTCCCGTCATGTCCGTCGCTCCTCCGAACCGTCGCGCGTGGGTCGCGCGCGGCACCCGCGCCGGTGCCCTCGCCTCGACGCTCGCCATCCTCGCGGCCTGCGCCGACTCCATCACGCCGACGGCGCCCGTGACCGCGACGGGGCCGAGCCTCTCGTCGGGCACGGCGAGCACGGCCGCCGTCCCCGACGTGGTGCGCCGCGTCCGCATCCAGACGACGACGGGGAAGGCCAGCCCGGGGTACGTGCTCACCGCCGTGACGCTCGGCGACACGCTGTACGCCGTCGCGTTCGACACGACCGGGACGGTCGTGTACTACCGCTCGTTCCCCGGCGTGACCGGGAACGGCGACGCGTACGTCCAGCCCAACGGCGACTTCACCCTCTTCCTCGGCGCGACCAACGGGTGGCAGCCGCTCCCCGGCGCGT
The Gemmatimonadetes bacterium T265 genome window above contains:
- a CDS encoding UPF0234 protein, translated to MAQTYSFDVTTGVDLQEVDNAVNQAQKEIAQRYDFKGSKAAIDFRRAESALGLVADSDFQMTALFDVLQAKLIKRGVPVKNLDVGKIEAAGGDTVRREVKLKTALDSDTAKKVAAAVKEAKLKKVQASIQAEQVRVTAPDKDELQAAIQLLRTGDFGVELKFGNYR